Within Pseudomonadota bacterium, the genomic segment TGCAAACTCGAAGCCAAGGAAAAGGCGCTGAAGAAATCGAAGATTCGTGAGCCCATGCCTGAGCAGAATCCCAAGGTGAGAATGCAGAACTTTAATGAAGTTGCCCTCGGTTATGCCAGAGAAAATGCCCTCCGTGAAGCTGCGCGTTGCCTGAACTGCAAGAATATGCCTTGTGTGGAAGGCTGTCCTGTGAATGTGCAGATCCCTCAGTTTATCAAGAAGATTAAAGAAGGCGATTTTATGGGCGCTATCCATACCATTAAAGAGACAAACAGTCTGCCGGCTGTGTGTGGTCGTGTATGCCCCCAGGAAACACAGTGTGAAGAGAAATGTGTTCTCGGTAAAAAAGGTCAGCCTATTGCAATAGGTCGTCTCGAGCGCTTTGCCGCTGATTATGAACTGAATCAGGGCGATGTCCGTGCCCCGGAGATTCCAAAACCGACGGGCAGGAAAGTAGCCGTTGTCGGTGCAGGCCCTGCCGGATTGACTGTGGCCGGAGAGCTTGCGAAAAAAGGCCATGAAGTGACCATCTTTGAGGCGCTCCATAAGGCGGGAGGGGTTCTCGTTTACGGAATTCCCGAATTTCGTCTCCCGAAAGCGATAGTACAGAGGGAAGTGGACTATGTAGGAAAGCTCGGCGCTAAAATAAAAGTGGATACGATTATCGGCCAGACAACGACGGTGGACGAACTTTTTGCACAGGGTTATGATGCCATATTTGTCGGCACCGGTGCAGGGTTGCCCTACTTTATGGATGTCCCGGGTGAGAACCTGAATGGTGTCTATTCCGCCAACGAATTTCTCACCCGTGCAAACCTGATGAAGGCATACCTTTTCCCGGAATATGATACGCCGGTCAGGGTAGGGAACAAGGTAGCCGTTATTGGTGGCGGTAATGTGGCCATGGATGGAGCGAGGGTTTCAAAGAGAATGGGCGCTGATAATGTCTATCTCATATATCGCCGTTCCCGTACAGAAATGCCTGCCAGGGCAGAAGAGGCCCACCATGCAGAGGAAGAAGATATCGATTTCAGGCTCCTTACAGCACCCATCAGGGTTATCGGTGACGAGAACGGATGGGTCAATGGAATAGAATGTGTAAAGATGGAACTTGGTGAACCCGATGCGTCGGGCAGGAGAAGACCGGTTGAGATTAAAGGTTCCAACCATATCATAGATGTTGATGTCGTAATCGTTGCTATCGGTCAGGGGCCCAATCCCATATTAACATCCACAACAGAAGGGCTGAAATTGCGTAAGTCCGGCAATATCGAAGCTGATACAGAAACAGGCAAGACCAGCAGGAAAGGCGTATTTGCAGGTGGTGACATTGTGACAGGCGCTGCAACAGTCATCCTCGCAATGGGTGCTGGCAGAAAAGCCGCTGCAGCGATGGATGAATACTTAAAGACAGGTCAGTGGTAATGTAGTGGCAGCAGGTTTGAAGCTACGTTAGAAAGAACCAAAAAAAGGGGGGGGGAGTTGCCTCCCCCCTTTTTTTTTATTATGTGTTATCTGATTACTTTCTTGCCGGTGCTGACTCTTCTGCCGCACCCTTTACATCCGGAGTTCCCGGTTTTGCAGCCTTACCAGGCGTAGTCCTTGCCGGTGCTGACTCTTCTGTTGCACCCTTTACAGCAGGAGTTCCTTTCGGTGCAGCCTTACCAGGCGTAGTCCTTGCCGGTGCTGACTCTTCTGCCGGTCCTGTAACATCCGCTGGTTTCTGGACTTGTTTTGGTTTTTTGACTTTTTTAGGTTTTGCCTTTTTTTCAACTGTTCCAGCCGCAGCCGTTGCCGGCGCATTCTCTTCCGGCGCACCCTTTACATCCGGAGTTCCCGGTTTTGCAGCCTTACCAGGCGTAGTCCTTGCCGGTGCTGACTCTTCTGTTGCACCCTTTACAGCAGGAGTTCCTTTCGGTGCAGCCTTACCAGTTTCGGTGCAGCCTTACCAGGCGTAGTCCTTGCCGGTGCATTCTCTTCCGGCGCACCCTTTATCTGTGCAAACACTGTGGAGACAAATGCAACACTGATTAGTAACACAAATGCAAACATTAAAACTTTTTTCATAACCCTACCTCCTCCTCATGATATGTATAATTTCCTTAATACACTATAGATGCATATAACACGAACTTTTTTATATTGTCAAGATAGAAGTTGACTGTTTCATCTTACAATTAAAAAATAAAATGGAAAAGGAAATGGCAAAAATCCATTTATTCAAGTTTTCCTTGCAAAAAATAATATATTGTATAATTATGAGTACTGTATCTAAACTACATTAAACCCTGTTTAGGCAGGGGGAGGGGGCGACCCCACTACGGGGACAGGCGCAAGCCCCGTAAAATAAGGAGGATGTATGAAAAGAGTGTTGAAAACGGTGTGCGCGGTTGTGCTGAGCATGGGGGTTTTGTGCCTGCCCGCTTTTGCACAGTCTGACAAAGCGGAGAGCGTATCAGCTCAGGATATGCTAATTAAGAGCGAAGTCGAAACAGCGGTAAGCATGCTTCAGGCTGTTTTTCTGAAATATCAGAAGGGAGAGATATCCCTTGAGCAGGCCAGGAAACTTGGCGCTGACCTTCTCCGTGAACTTCGCTACGGGGTAGACGGGTATTTCTGGGCGGATACGACGGAAGGTGTCAATGTGGTTCTCTACGGCCGGAAGGATACGGAAGGAAGGAAACGGATCGAGGACAAGGACCAGAAGGGGATATTCTACGTAAAGGAATTTCTCGCAACAGGAACAACCGGCGGCGGATACGTGGAATACTGGTTCCCGAAGAAGGGAGAGACAAAGGCCCAGGCCAAGAGGTCATATGTGCTTTTGTTCAAGCCCTTCGGGTGGGTTATAGGGACTGGTTATTACCAGAAATGAGAAAAATAGATTTTCGTGACATTTCGATCCGTGAACTTTTCACATTTATTATCCCTGCGCTATTAGTGGTTTTTGCCGTTTTCCTGATTGCCTATTATGTTGTCCAGCCTGCCCCTCCTGGCACTATCGTCATGATTACCGGAATCGAAGGTCGTACTTATGCTGCTTTCGGTGAGCGCTACAAGGAAATCCTGGCACGCTCAAATGTACATCTCAAGTTGCTCGATTCTTCTGGATCAGTGGAGAATTTCAAGCGACTGAAAGATAAAACGATAGCAGTTGATGTCGGATTTGTTCAAGGGGGAACAAGTTCCGGTCCTGAAGCACCGAATCTGCTTTCCTTGGGAAGCATCACGTACAGTCCTCTATGGGTGTTTTATAGAGGTAAAGAGACGCTCGATGATTTTTCACAGCTCAAAGGAAAGAGGATCGCCATAGGGCCAGAAGGCAGCGGTCTGCGGAAACTATCACTCGACTTACTCAAAGCCGGCAACGCAGCAGACCTACCGACCATCCTGCTGGATATTGCAGATGGAGCAGCGATTAAGGCACTGAAGGAAGGCCGGGTTGACGTTGTTATTACAATCGGCTCAACTGATACATTATTTATGCAGGAGTTGCTTAATGCTTACAACGTGAAGCTTATGAATTTAGGCCAGGCAGAAGCATATACAAGGCTTGTCCCCGGCCTGTCCCATGTGATATTACCGAAGGGCATAATAAACATCCCGAAAAGATTGCCTCCATCGGACATCAATCTCGTTGCATCAACGACAAATCTTGTTGTGCGTAACATGATGCACCCGGCCCTGATGTATCTTCTCCTCGATGCTGCGGCTGAGATTCATGGGGGCGCCGGCTGGGTAAATAAAGCGGGAGAATTTCCTGCTCCCAAGGTTCAGGATTTTCCTTTAAGCGACCAAGCGGAAAGGTTCTATAAAACGGGCCGTCCTTTTTTGCTCGATTACCTGCCTTTTTGGGTTGCCGTATTGTTGGACCGTATAGTCAAGATATTGATTCCGGTACTTGCGGTTATATTTCCTCTTATGAGAATCCTGCCCTGGTTTTATTCCTGGCGAAACAGATCAAAACTCTATCGTTTGTATGGCGAATTGAAATACCTTGAGTTAGAAATAACGCAACAATTGCGACCAGGACATGTTGTGGATTATTCCGCAAAGCTCGACCGGATCGAAGCGGCGGCCAATAAAGTTAGTATACCGCTCAATTTCTATGGCGAACTTTACACATTAAAAGAACATATCGAGTTGGTACGTGAAAAGGTGATTCGTTTGAATCAGCGTGAAGCCTCCAAAGACCTCCCATTATCAACTCCTGAACATCCTGGCGAACATGTCAAACTTTCGGAAGACTCGGCCGCTCGAATGTGATTTGAAAAATTGCACATACAAGGATTCAGCGGTTTACATTTCTGCTTCTTGTCTGTTAGAATACCTTATCGTTATGACACTGAGGAAAGCCTTTGTTTTGTTGATTCTCCTGCTCTTTCTGGTAGCCTGTGGACCGAAAAAAGAACAGGGTTTTTACGATGATCCGGGAAAGCCTGCCTATGGCGATACAATGATTACTGCATCCATCGGCGAGGCATCATGCCTGATCCCCATCCTTGCGTCCGATTCGGCATCCCATGAAATCGCAGGATACGTCTATAATGGCCTTGTAAAACTCGATAAAAATCTCAATATAGTGGGGGATCTTGCCGAATCATGGGATATTTCAAAAGATAACCTTACCTTTACATTCCACCTCAAAAAAGGCGTCAAATGGCATGACGGCAAACCGTTTACCGCACACGACGTGATGTACACATATAAAGTTATTATTGATCCGAAAACACCTACACCTTATTCAAGCGACTTCAGGGAAGTGAAAGAGGCAAAAGTGATCGATGATTACACATTTCAGGTAACATACAACAAACCTTTTGCCCCGAGCCTGATAAGCTGGGGTACATCAATATTGCCGAAGCACCTTCTGGAAGGAAAAGATATCACAAAATCACCGCTCATCAGAAAGCCTGTCGGGACAGGCCCGTATGTGTTCAAAGAGTGGATTTCCGGGGACAGGGTCGTTCTTATTGCAAACGATGCCTATTTCGAGGGGAAACCCTTCATTGCCCGTCATGTAATCAAGGTAATCCCGGACAGCGCCACCATGTTTCTTGAGTTAAAGAACAGCGCCATAGACAGCATGTCTTTGACGCCTCTCCAGTTTACGAAACAGACAAATTATCCGGCCTTCAAGAGGGAATTCAACAGGTTTCAGTACCCCTCCTTCACATATGTATATTTTGGCTATAATCTGAAGCACCAGTTTTTTAAGGATAAACGGGTGCGACAGGCTATAAGCCATGCCATCAACAAGCAGGAAATTATTGATGGTATCCTCCTTGGCCAGGGGATAGAGGCAACGGGACCTTATAAACCGGATATGTGGGTTTACAACAAAAACGTGAAGAAATACGAATACAGCAAAGAGAAGGCCCTCGCACTTCTGAAGGAAGCAGGTTTTGAGAAAGGCTCCGACGGAACGCTCTCCAGAGGCGGAAAACCCCTTGAGTTTACTATCCTCGTGAATCAGGGCAATGATGTGCGGATACGCTGCGCCGAATTGATTCAGCAGAGGTTCAAGGATATCGGTATCAGTGTGAAAATCAGGGTTGTAGAGTGGGCGAGCTTCATCAATGAATTCATAGACAAAAGGAATTTTGAGGCGGTCATCCTCGGCTGGACGATCTCGCGGTCCGACCCGGACATTTATGATGTCTGGCATTCTTCGAAACAGGGTTCCAAAGAGCTTAATTTCATGTCCTTTGAAAATAAGGAGGTCGATGACCTGCTCGTAAAGGCTCGCCATACTTTCGATAAGAATGAGCGGAAACGATACTACGACCGGATACAGGAAATCCTTGCCGAAGAACAGCCATACACATTTCTCTTCATCCCTTATGCGAACCTCGCAATTCACAAGCGGTTTAAAGGGATAGAGCCTGCGCCGGCCGGTATCAGCTATAATATCTTTACATGGTATGTACCGGAAGAACAGAGGAGGTATAAGTCGAATGTTGCGATATCTCCTTAAGCGCCTTATCCTGATGGTTCCCATGCTGCTCGGTATCACGCTCATCTCTTTTGCAGTGATACATCTTGCCCCAGGCGAGCCTGATGTTGTCGGGGCAGAGATGAACCCGAAGGTGACAAAACAGATGAGGGAGCAGATCAGGAGCCTTTACGGGCTCGATAAACCCCTCTATACGCAGTATTATATGTGGCTCAAGCGCTTCGTAAAGCTCGATTTTGGCACCTCTTTCACACCGGACCGCAGACCTGTTATCGATAAAATAAAGGAGCGCCTGCCTATAACGATTTCCATCAACTTTCTTTCAATGATACTCATTTTTTTTATCGGTATCCCCATAGGCGTATATTGCGCCCGTTACAAGGACAGTATTATGGACAAGGCGTTCACTACTTTTGTTTTTGCAGGGTATGCCATGCCGTACTTCTGGCTTGCGTTGCTTTTAATGATGTTTTTCGGGGTCTATCTTGAATTTCTCCCCATATCAGGGCTCAAGTCTTTCAATTATGATGAACTTTCTGCTGCCGGGAAGATACTGGATATATTGAAACACCTTATTCTCCCTGTCTGCGTATCGGCTTTCGGTGGTCTGGCAGGCATCTCACGGTACATGAAGAACGGACTCCTTGAAGTGCTGCGCCAGGAGTACATAACCACAGCATATGCAAAGGGACTCCCTGAGGGTATGGTTCTCAAAAAGCATGCCCTGAGGAATGCCCTTTTGCCTGTCATTACGATACTTGGTTTTTCCGTGCCCGGGCTTATCGGTGGAAGTGTCATTTTTGAAACGATCTTTGCCATTCCCGGCATGGGACAACTGTTCTATATGAGCGTTATGTCAAGAGACTATCCTACTATCATGGGTATCCTCGTGATAGGCGCTTTTCTTACACTCCTCGGCAACCTTCTTGCCGACCTTTTTTATGCCATTGCCGACCCGAGGATCAGAATAGGGTAGGGGGAAAGAGGTCACGGGGAAAAGAGGTGGTGGATCCGGGTTTCCATTCTCCAATTGACAGGGCCGCAGAATAAGCTTATAGTGTTACTCAAGTAACGAAGTAATGATCAAGGCTGCGTGAGAGATTTATCAAACAATCTGTCCAAAACGCTCCCCTAACGAGATAATATCCGGTCATATTTTGCTTTAGCTACTAATCTACTTTAATAAAGAAGGTGTCATGAGTTTTAGTTCATTTAAGCTTCATCCACAAATAGCAGCCGGTGTCAAGGCACTCGGCTACCAGATCCCGACTCCTATCCAGGTACAGGCGATCCCGCCCGTCCTTGCAGGCAAAGACGTTATGGGCCTCGCCCAGACCGGGACCGGCAAAACAGCGGCATTCGTGCTGCCGATTCTGGAGCATCTGCTCCCGGGTCCACGCGGCAAGGTGCGCTCCCTTATCATTGCGCCCACACGTGAACTGGCAGAACAGATCCATGTATCGATCGGAGAACTGGGGCGCAATACGCATCTGACAAGCTGTACGATTTACGGCGGCGTGGGTGTGAACCCGCAGGTCCAGAAACTGCGAGCCGGCGTTGACATTGTTGTTGCCTGTCCCGGCCGGTTACTCGATCACCTTAACCAGAGGACCATCAACCTTGCGAATCTGGAAGTCCTTGTTCTTGACGAAGCGGACCGAATGTTCGATATGGGCTTTCTCCCCGACATCAGGCGGATCATCAAACAATTGCCCAGTAAGCGGCAGACGCTGATGTTCTCAGCCACCATGGCCGACAGTATCCGAAAACTGACGGACGAAGTGCTGCATAATCCTGTTACGGTAAAGATCGGTAATACGACCCCGGCAAACACGGTCTCACATGCCC encodes:
- a CDS encoding cache domain-containing protein, with the translated sequence MKRVLKTVCAVVLSMGVLCLPAFAQSDKAESVSAQDMLIKSEVETAVSMLQAVFLKYQKGEISLEQARKLGADLLRELRYGVDGYFWADTTEGVNVVLYGRKDTEGRKRIEDKDQKGIFYVKEFLATGTTGGGYVEYWFPKKGETKAQAKRSYVLLFKPFGWVIGTGYYQK
- a CDS encoding peptide-binding protein, encoding MTLRKAFVLLILLLFLVACGPKKEQGFYDDPGKPAYGDTMITASIGEASCLIPILASDSASHEIAGYVYNGLVKLDKNLNIVGDLAESWDISKDNLTFTFHLKKGVKWHDGKPFTAHDVMYTYKVIIDPKTPTPYSSDFREVKEAKVIDDYTFQVTYNKPFAPSLISWGTSILPKHLLEGKDITKSPLIRKPVGTGPYVFKEWISGDRVVLIANDAYFEGKPFIARHVIKVIPDSATMFLELKNSAIDSMSLTPLQFTKQTNYPAFKREFNRFQYPSFTYVYFGYNLKHQFFKDKRVRQAISHAINKQEIIDGILLGQGIEATGPYKPDMWVYNKNVKKYEYSKEKALALLKEAGFEKGSDGTLSRGGKPLEFTILVNQGNDVRIRCAELIQQRFKDIGISVKIRVVEWASFINEFIDKRNFEAVILGWTISRSDPDIYDVWHSSKQGSKELNFMSFENKEVDDLLVKARHTFDKNERKRYYDRIQEILAEEQPYTFLFIPYANLAIHKRFKGIEPAPAGISYNIFTWYVPEEQRRYKSNVAISP
- a CDS encoding ABC transporter permease; translated protein: MLRYLLKRLILMVPMLLGITLISFAVIHLAPGEPDVVGAEMNPKVTKQMREQIRSLYGLDKPLYTQYYMWLKRFVKLDFGTSFTPDRRPVIDKIKERLPITISINFLSMILIFFIGIPIGVYCARYKDSIMDKAFTTFVFAGYAMPYFWLALLLMMFFGVYLEFLPISGLKSFNYDELSAAGKILDILKHLILPVCVSAFGGLAGISRYMKNGLLEVLRQEYITTAYAKGLPEGMVLKKHALRNALLPVITILGFSVPGLIGGSVIFETIFAIPGMGQLFYMSVMSRDYPTIMGILVIGAFLTLLGNLLADLFYAIADPRIRIG
- a CDS encoding bifunctional dihydroorotate dehydrogenase B NAD binding subunit/NADPH-dependent glutamate synthase translates to MNEIVEKRQLAPSVTLFKLYVPDIAKKAKPGQFVVLRVDDYAERIPLTIADFNREEGLVTVIFQVVGTSTQKMDKFEQGQTVLDVVGPLGKPSHIEKFGTVICVGGGVGVAPVYPIAKALYEKGNEVINIIGARTKEMLILEEEMKAISSELFVTTDDGTYGHHGFVTDVLKKLIAEKKKIDLVIGIGPVIMMKAVVEVTRPHNIHTVVSLNTIMVDGTGMCGCCRATVGGETKFVCVDGPEFDGHKVEFNELILRGKMYNREERRAMWDHKCKLEAKEKALKKSKIREPMPEQNPKVRMQNFNEVALGYARENALREAARCLNCKNMPCVEGCPVNVQIPQFIKKIKEGDFMGAIHTIKETNSLPAVCGRVCPQETQCEEKCVLGKKGQPIAIGRLERFAADYELNQGDVRAPEIPKPTGRKVAVVGAGPAGLTVAGELAKKGHEVTIFEALHKAGGVLVYGIPEFRLPKAIVQREVDYVGKLGAKIKVDTIIGQTTTVDELFAQGYDAIFVGTGAGLPYFMDVPGENLNGVYSANEFLTRANLMKAYLFPEYDTPVRVGNKVAVIGGGNVAMDGARVSKRMGADNVYLIYRRSRTEMPARAEEAHHAEEEDIDFRLLTAPIRVIGDENGWVNGIECVKMELGEPDASGRRRPVEIKGSNHIIDVDVVIVAIGQGPNPILTSTTEGLKLRKSGNIEADTETGKTSRKGVFAGGDIVTGAATVILAMGAGRKAAAAMDEYLKTGQW
- a CDS encoding C4-dicarboxylate ABC transporter substrate-binding protein, whose protein sequence is MRKIDFRDISIRELFTFIIPALLVVFAVFLIAYYVVQPAPPGTIVMITGIEGRTYAAFGERYKEILARSNVHLKLLDSSGSVENFKRLKDKTIAVDVGFVQGGTSSGPEAPNLLSLGSITYSPLWVFYRGKETLDDFSQLKGKRIAIGPEGSGLRKLSLDLLKAGNAADLPTILLDIADGAAIKALKEGRVDVVITIGSTDTLFMQELLNAYNVKLMNLGQAEAYTRLVPGLSHVILPKGIINIPKRLPPSDINLVASTTNLVVRNMMHPALMYLLLDAAAEIHGGAGWVNKAGEFPAPKVQDFPLSDQAERFYKTGRPFLLDYLPFWVAVLLDRIVKILIPVLAVIFPLMRILPWFYSWRNRSKLYRLYGELKYLELEITQQLRPGHVVDYSAKLDRIEAAANKVSIPLNFYGELYTLKEHIELVREKVIRLNQREASKDLPLSTPEHPGEHVKLSEDSAARM